TTGTACCCCTATCCCGTTAAATCCCGTTAATACCGTCAAAAAATTAATGAGACCTCAAACGAATACCCTAATAATATCTTAAATCTTTAAATCCCTATCCTGCAATCCTGTCTAACATGTTTTGGGGTGGGTACTGTCGGCTTGTTATTGGCGGTATGGTAATGTAATAATCATAAAGATGATGGTAATATAATCTTTTTCTAACCAACTAACCACTAACCAACTTTTTTAAATCAGGGGTTGCATAATTGAAAAGATTGGTATATAATTAATTAAACTTAATTTGATACATCGTTGTATCAACATTTGGCCATCGAAGTCCTGATCCCTTTAGAAGGGGTGTCAGGACTTTTCTTATTATGTGGCTGTGTTTTCCCCGTCGAAGGGTGGATAGGCAAGGGCGCCTGTTTGGGTAATGATTCCCAATGGCGCCCTTTTTTTAATTTAAACCGGTCCGCGCGGGCAGGGAAAAAAAGCAAATGAGGAGTGGAACCATGAGAAAAGTAATGATCAGACTTATACCTTTCCTTTTATGTTTAGGATTATTGTTTCCGGGTACGGCACTGGCGGCAGAGGGACCAACTCCGCAGTCCAATGCAGTAGCCATAGACACTGTTTGGGTTTTGCTTTGTGCTTATTTAGTATTTTTGATGCACGCAGGTTTTACTATGGTTGAGGCTGGTTTCACCCGCGCCAAGAACATTGTCAATATCATGATGAAAAATATGCTCACCGTTTCTTTGGGTGCTATGTTGTTTTTTATTGTAGGTTTTGGGCTGGCCTTCGGTGGTGACGTCGGGGGATTCATAGGGACTAGAGGGTTTGGTTTATCCGGCATTGCTGATTTGGATTTTGGCATACCTATACACGCCTTTTGGCTTTTCCAGGCCGTGTTCTGTGCCACCGCAGCCACCATTGTATCAGGGGCTATGGCTGAGCGGACAAAGTTTGGGGCCTATATCCTCTACACTACAGTTATCACTGCGTTCACTTATCCGGTGATAGTTCACTGGATTTGGAACGGAAGCGGTTGGCTAGCACAAATGGGCTTTACGGATTTTGCCGGTTCCACCGTTGTTCACGGTGTCGGGGGCTGGTCGGCCCTGGTAGGTGCTTGGCTGGTGGGATCAAGATTTGGCAAGTACGGCAAAAACGGTGAAGTAAGAGCAATCCCCGGACACAATATTGCGCTTGGTACACTTGGTACACTGCTTCTCTGGTTCGGTTGGTTCGGGTTCAACCCCGGCAGCTCTTTGGCCGGTACCGATACCAGTATTGGGCTGATTGCTACTACCACTATGCTGGCTGCATCGGCGGGTACTATTGGTGCCATGATTTACACGTGGCTCAAGCACGGTAAGCCGGATATGACTATGACTTTAAACGGAGCACTGGCAGGTCTTGTCGGTATTACGGCCGGCACAGCATCGGTATCCCCATTCGGAGCAGTGATTATCGGTGCTATCTGCGGTGTAATGCTTCCGGTTTCGGTATCATTTATTGATAGAATCAT
The sequence above is drawn from the Bacillota bacterium genome and encodes:
- a CDS encoding ammonium transporter, translating into MRKVMIRLIPFLLCLGLLFPGTALAAEGPTPQSNAVAIDTVWVLLCAYLVFLMHAGFTMVEAGFTRAKNIVNIMMKNMLTVSLGAMLFFIVGFGLAFGGDVGGFIGTRGFGLSGIADLDFGIPIHAFWLFQAVFCATAATIVSGAMAERTKFGAYILYTTVITAFTYPVIVHWIWNGSGWLAQMGFTDFAGSTVVHGVGGWSALVGAWLVGSRFGKYGKNGEVRAIPGHNIALGTLGTLLLWFGWFGFNPGSSLAGTDTSIGLIATTTMLAASAGTIGAMIYTWLKHGKPDMTMTLNGALAGLVGITAGTASVSPFGAVIIGAICGVMLPVSVSFIDRIIKVDDPVGAISVHGICGAIGTVAVGFLAVDGGLFYGGGASLLATQAIGVVAVLAWTLTLGFAACKVIDVVIGLRVSRDEEMEGLDISEHGMEAYGDFMLRPTDAVGMSQGTPDLTNGQIATKPTYNI